A stretch of Paludisphaera borealis DNA encodes these proteins:
- a CDS encoding circularly permuted type 2 ATP-grasp protein translates to MQAPHADEKAVLFGRYKISAYDEMFGSEGAPRAHYAPLFDRLVDMGAAEIERRHKVADLTMRHQGITFTVYGRDQGVERIIPFDPIPRLVSSSEWDRIQRGLTQRVRALNLFIRDVYHNRSIFKDRVIPAELVFGASGYRRDCVGLRVPKDIYIHVSGIDLIRDDRGDYLVLEDNCRTPSGVSYVLKNRQVMKQLFPLLFEEYNVRPVDDYTDKLLSVLRHIAPDGCDEPSVAVLTPGMYNSAYYEHSFLARQMGVDLVEGRDLVLDRGQIFRRTTRGLQRVDVIYRRLDDEFLDPLAFRPDSVLGVAGLMGAYRAGNIGLANGLGTGMADDKGIYPFVPDIIRYYLNEEAILGNVETFRPTIASHKQHILANLEKLVVKAVDGSGGYGMLIGPASTREQREDFARKIEDNPRGFIAQPTIQLSRHPTFVDGRLDGRHVDLRPFVLYGEEIFVLPGGLTRVALPEGSLVVNSSQGGGTKDTWVLHDAPSSSFSPSRAASAHDGRA, encoded by the coding sequence ATGCAAGCGCCCCACGCCGATGAAAAGGCCGTGTTGTTCGGCCGTTACAAGATCTCGGCCTACGACGAGATGTTTGGATCCGAAGGCGCCCCGCGCGCCCATTACGCGCCGCTGTTCGACCGGCTGGTCGACATGGGGGCCGCCGAGATCGAGAGGCGGCACAAGGTGGCCGACCTGACGATGCGACACCAGGGGATCACTTTCACGGTCTACGGCCGCGATCAGGGGGTGGAACGGATCATCCCCTTCGATCCGATCCCCCGACTCGTCTCCTCCAGCGAGTGGGACCGCATCCAGCGCGGGCTGACCCAGCGGGTGCGGGCTCTCAATCTGTTTATACGAGACGTCTACCACAATCGTTCGATCTTCAAGGATCGGGTGATCCCGGCCGAGCTGGTGTTCGGGGCGTCGGGCTATCGCCGCGACTGCGTCGGCCTTCGGGTTCCGAAGGATATTTACATCCACGTCTCGGGCATCGACTTGATCCGCGACGATCGCGGCGATTACCTCGTCTTGGAAGACAACTGCCGGACCCCGTCGGGCGTGAGCTACGTGCTCAAGAACCGTCAAGTGATGAAGCAGCTTTTCCCCCTGCTGTTCGAAGAGTACAACGTTCGTCCCGTCGACGATTACACTGACAAGCTGCTCTCCGTCCTCCGCCACATTGCGCCGGACGGTTGCGACGAACCGAGCGTGGCCGTTTTGACCCCCGGCATGTACAACTCGGCCTACTACGAGCACAGCTTCCTGGCGCGTCAGATGGGGGTCGACCTGGTCGAGGGCCGGGACCTCGTCCTGGACCGGGGGCAGATCTTCCGTCGCACGACGCGGGGGCTCCAGCGGGTCGACGTGATTTATCGCCGGCTCGACGACGAGTTCCTCGATCCGCTCGCGTTCCGGCCCGACAGCGTGCTGGGCGTCGCCGGTTTGATGGGCGCCTATCGCGCCGGAAACATCGGGCTGGCCAATGGGCTCGGGACAGGAATGGCCGACGACAAGGGGATCTATCCGTTCGTCCCCGACATCATTCGCTACTACCTGAACGAGGAGGCGATCCTGGGCAACGTCGAGACGTTTCGGCCGACGATCGCCTCGCACAAGCAGCACATCCTGGCCAACCTTGAGAAGCTGGTCGTGAAGGCGGTCGACGGATCGGGGGGCTATGGGATGTTGATCGGCCCGGCGTCGACCCGCGAGCAGCGCGAGGATTTCGCGAGGAAGATCGAAGACAACCCGCGCGGCTTCATCGCCCAGCCGACGATTCAGCTCAGCCGGCATCCGACCTTCGTCGACGGCCGGCTCGACGGCCGCCACGTCGATCTGCGGCCGTTCGTCCTGTACGGAGAAGAGATCTTCGTGCTCCCCGGCGGTCTGACGCGGGTGGCGTTGCCCGAGGGGAGCCTGGTCGTGAACAGCTCGCAGGGGGGCGGCACGAAGGACACCTGGGTCTTGCACGACGCGCCGTCGTCGTCCTTCAGCCCGAGCCGCGCCGCTTCGGCCCACGACGGGAGGGCCTGA
- a CDS encoding HEAT repeat domain-containing protein, whose protein sequence is MFKRFATSGVFWLTAALLATSVPRPACAQQDQAIASGIQFLRGRASTRPVGESAMIALALLKSDVPFGDPALSACLTKIRSRFSSNSYTPEQTGGVDVYEAGAIAMALANLDPSERGGQLDMIAAFLIGKQKANGSWDYSARSFGDTSISQYAVLGLWECENSGVDVPPSVWDRAAQWYMSVQSSAGSWNYHRDQGGEPETVSMTAAGVGSLLICRRQLENYRQFQKGANPYLTPVETGGLTTDYQVVSSPAAINAAIAKGLGWIGANFNTGNAPLFGKSKYYGLYGIERIGALADRQMIGRLDWFEKGRSHIQSTQAPGGGWSGQFGDEMNSVWALLFLTKSTAKTLKRIEVRKLGAGTLLGGRFLPSDLSTMTVAGGRIISRPMNGAVEGMLDILEDPRIQNADKAVAGMIERYHAQGPSALRPHKDRLRKMLSHRDQGVRQVAAWALGRTGDLDVVPNLIAALQDADADVAATARQGLQLISRRIDGPAAADPTNAQAKQAEAAQWNQWYDLVRPLDASGADDDEADAAKPGRPSS, encoded by the coding sequence ATGTTCAAGCGATTCGCGACCTCCGGCGTGTTCTGGCTCACGGCCGCCCTGCTGGCGACGTCCGTTCCGCGTCCGGCGTGCGCGCAGCAGGATCAAGCGATCGCCTCGGGAATTCAATTCCTTCGCGGCAGGGCGTCGACGCGGCCGGTCGGCGAGTCGGCCATGATTGCGCTGGCGTTGCTCAAGTCCGACGTCCCGTTCGGCGATCCGGCCCTGTCGGCCTGCCTGACCAAGATTCGCTCGCGCTTCTCCAGCAATAGCTACACACCCGAGCAGACGGGCGGCGTCGACGTCTACGAGGCCGGGGCGATCGCGATGGCCCTGGCCAATCTCGACCCCTCCGAGCGCGGCGGCCAGCTCGACATGATCGCCGCCTTCCTGATCGGCAAGCAGAAGGCCAACGGCAGTTGGGACTACTCGGCGCGTTCGTTCGGCGACACTTCGATCTCGCAATACGCCGTGCTGGGGCTGTGGGAATGCGAGAACAGCGGCGTCGACGTCCCCCCTTCCGTCTGGGACCGCGCCGCCCAGTGGTACATGTCGGTCCAGAGTTCGGCGGGGAGCTGGAACTACCATCGCGACCAGGGGGGCGAGCCGGAAACCGTCTCGATGACCGCCGCCGGCGTCGGCAGCCTTCTGATCTGCCGCCGCCAGCTCGAAAACTACCGCCAGTTCCAGAAAGGGGCCAACCCCTACCTGACGCCCGTCGAGACCGGCGGACTCACGACCGACTACCAGGTCGTCTCCAGCCCGGCGGCGATCAACGCGGCGATCGCCAAGGGCCTGGGCTGGATCGGCGCCAATTTCAACACCGGCAACGCGCCCCTCTTCGGCAAGTCGAAGTACTACGGCCTCTACGGCATCGAGCGGATCGGCGCCCTGGCCGACCGCCAGATGATCGGCCGACTCGACTGGTTCGAAAAAGGGAGGTCGCACATCCAATCGACTCAGGCTCCCGGAGGCGGCTGGAGCGGTCAATTCGGCGACGAGATGAACTCCGTGTGGGCCCTCCTCTTCCTGACCAAGTCGACGGCCAAGACACTCAAGCGGATCGAGGTCCGCAAGCTCGGCGCGGGAACCCTGCTGGGCGGCCGGTTCCTCCCCAGCGACCTCTCGACGATGACGGTCGCGGGAGGGCGGATCATCAGCCGGCCGATGAACGGCGCGGTCGAAGGAATGCTCGACATCCTCGAAGACCCGCGCATCCAGAACGCCGACAAGGCGGTCGCCGGCATGATCGAGCGCTACCACGCGCAAGGCCCGTCGGCGCTCCGTCCTCATAAAGACCGGCTCCGCAAGATGCTGAGCCATCGCGACCAGGGCGTCCGCCAGGTGGCCGCCTGGGCTCTCGGCCGCACCGGCGACCTCGACGTCGTCCCCAACCTGATCGCCGCGCTCCAGGACGCCGACGCCGACGTGGCGGCCACGGCCCGCCAGGGGCTTCAGCTCATCAGCCGCCGGATCGACGGGCCGGCCGCCGCCGATCCCACGAACGCCCAGGCGAAACAGGCCGAGGCGGCGCAGTGGAACCAGTGGTACGACCTGGTCCGGCCGCTCGACGCCTCGGGGGCCGACGACGACGAGGCCGACGCGGCCAAACCGGGGAGGCCGTCGTCATGA